TTTGTTCCCCGGCCCACGACGGCGGCGCCCATGAGGGTGGTGCCGTCAAAAAAGGTTATGGGAGAAGGAACGGCAGCGGCGGTGTCCAGGACCAGCTTCCATAGGTCCGAGCATTCCCGGGACAGGGCCACGGCTTCTTTGAGGCGGTCCAGATCGAATTTGTTTCCGCTGACGCGTTCCAGGGGAGGAATCATATCCTCCATCTGCCGGGCGATGGATCGGACATGGGATTCTTCCACTTCCTGGACCCCCACGTAAGAGTGGACCCCGACTACGGGCACGTCGTACTCCTCGCCATAGAAGTTGAACCAGTCCTGGACGTCGCGGCACTGGTTGGTGTTGAACACCAGTACGTCTGGTTTCGGCGGTCCTTCGATGCCTTCGAAGACCTTGGACAGGGGCGACACCTTTTCCAGATAGGCCCCCACATCCGCGGTCAGGTAGGAACAGATGTCCGGTGAGTAGCCGATGGCATTGGCCTTGGGGATCAGGTCGGTGGCCATGCGCGAAGAGCCCAGCATGGCCGAGTGGGTTTCCGGAAAATAGACCAGAAAGCCCATGGCCCGCAGGATCTCTGCCGGGCCTACGCTGGTGCACCAGGCGACTTTTTTTTCACCGGTTTTGGCAGCATTGTCCAACTCGTAGTAGTAATCGGCCATGAATTTGCCCAGCACTTTGGCCGATGCCAGGCGTTTCAGCTTCAGTTTCTTCTCTTCGACCATGTTTACCTCTCATTTTTTTCAATTCTCATAGGTCTCTTTTGCATACAGCGCCGCTCCCAGGGCTCCGGTGAACTGGGGCAGCTCCGGCACAAGAACGGGGCGGTTGATCAGTTCCTGGGTCATTTCCACCAGAAAAGGGTTGTGGGCCACGACGCCGCCGGTCATGACCACTTTTTCGGTAAAGGCGTCCATCTCCCTGATTCTGGAAATGACAGAGAAGAACAATCCCTTGACGATGTCTTCGACACGCTTGCCGCGGCGAATGTTCTCGAGGACCTCCGTTGCCGAAAAGACCGTACAGAAGCTGCCCAGTTTGACCATATCGGTGGAGGCTTCGGCCAGGCCGTTCATTTCTTCCAGGGGAATGTCCAGGCGGGGAGACATCTCCTCTAAAAACGCCCCGGTCCCGGCAGCGCACTTGCGGTTCATCTTGAAAGAGGTGCGCTTGCCGCTGTCGTCCAGTTTGATGACCTTGTTGTCCTGGCCGCCGATGTCGATGATGGTGATGGCAAAGGGAAAATAATGAAAACAGCCCTTGCCGTGGCAGCTGATTTCGGTGCGGTGGTCCTGGGCATAGGATACGTTTTTTCGACCGTACCCGGTGGAAATGGTGCGTCGAATGCGTTCCTTTTCTACTCCGGCCATCGCCAGGGCCTCTTTAAGGCAGCCGTCGGCCGTGGCGGTGAAATCGGTTCCCGATTTGGCCACGCAATGGCCAAGGATGCGGCTTTCGCCATCGATGACCACCACCTTGGTTCGGGAGGCGCCCACGTCGGCACCGGCAAAAAAGGGAGTGGTGTTGGTTGGGTGGCTTGTTGGGTTCATTGGGTTTGTTGAGTTTGTCGGGTTCATTGGGTTCGTTGCGTTGTCCGGTGACAGGGGCGACCGGCCGGTCGCCCCTACCGCTCACCAATTCCTCAATTTTTCAATCGCGCATTCTCCTCATCCCTCATCCATCGTCCCTCTTCCCTCGGGCGAGGTCCAATCACCAATCACGAGTCACAGTTCACGGTTCACCGATCACACTTCACTGCTTTTTCACAGCCGGGACTCCAACCCCTTAACCAAACTCTGCAGGGTGATGTTGTAAGGCGTTTCGATGCCGGCCCGGCGGCCGTATTCGACGAATTTGCCGTTGATGTAGTCGATCTCCGTGCGGCGGCCGTTTTCGATGTCCATGAGCATGGAAGGCTTGTGGTTGCCGGCGGTGCGCATGTATTCGATGGCATTGGGGTAGTACTCCCATCCCAGCAGGATTTCGTTTGCCCGGGCCACCTTGACGCACTCTTTGACCAGGGCGTCGACGATGTTGAAGATGATTGGGTCGTTCATGGCCTGGGACATGGTCAATCCGGTGACGGCGCAGACCGGGTTCATACAGGCGTTGAGCACCCCTTTGCGCCACACCATGGCCACGATATTTTCCGTATGCCGGGTGGTGAGACCGCTTTTGGTCAGGGCGTCGGCAATGGCATCGGCGGCAAATTTGGCCTCCGGATCCAGTTCCTGGAGATAGTGGGGCGGATGATGAAAAGGTATGGTCACATGGGCTGGGCCCAGAAGGCCGCAGCCGTAGTTGACCACCGCCCGCATGACCCCCTCCTTTCCCAGGCTGTTGGCCAGGACCAGTTCCGTGTCGATGCCGTTCTGCCAGCTGACCACGTAGAGGCCTTTTTTGTAAAATCCTTCGATGGCCGAAGCGATCAGGGGCAGGGCGTTGGCTTTGGCCGTAACGAAAATCACATCGGGTTTGTATTCGGGCAGGTCGTCGACACTGGTGCAGGTATGGCTGACCTTCTGGGTCAGGTTCTCGGCCCCTTCGATAATGATGCCCCGTTTGCGGGCCGGGTCGAGCAGTTCGGGGATCACGTCGCACAAAATCACCCGATGGCCGCCTTTTTCCAGGAATGCCGACACGATACAGCCGACGGGACCCGCACCGATGACGGCAAAGGTTTTGGGGGCGAAGGATGGTTTGTCAGTCATGATTGCACCTCCCGGGGTTCTCTGGATGGTTCGGCACCGTTATCATGGGCGCCGGGCCTGGGCGGCCCGGTTTGCCCGCTATGGTCGTACGTACTTTTGATGAACGGTCAAATGTTGAAAAAATAAAACAATTTGAATTTAATTCATAAAGCGGCGTCGAAAATCCCAAGTGCAGGCCCATTTGGCCTGCACATTTTCAGGACGCGATATTAATCAGCGGAACTGTTTGGGCCTTTCGTCGACAACGCGCAGGGCCTTGCCTTCGCTTCGGGCGATGAATTTGGGATCCACGAGATTGGCTTCTATACTGATGCCCATGTGGCCGCGAATGTGAGCCATGATTTTGGCTTCGACCTCGAATTTCTTGCGGTCGCCGGCTTCGTAGACTTCCGGCTTGCCCTCCACCTGCACCACCAGTTGGTCGAGGTAGCCTTTTTTGCGGACGACCAGGCGGTACTGGGGCGTCACTTCCTCGATATCCAGCAGGAGGGACTCGATCTGGGATGGGAAGACATTGACGCCGCTGATGATCAGCATGTCGTCGGTGCGGCCGAAAATTTTGTCCATTTTGATAAAGGTCCGTCCGCAGACGCATTTTTCGCGGTACAGGCGGGTGATGTCCTTGGTGCGGTACCGGATCATGGGCATGGCCCGGCGCTGCAGAGAGGTGAAGATCAGCTCGCCCTTTTCTCCCAGGGGGACCGGCTCCAGGGTGACGGGGTCGACCACTTCGGCCAGGTAATGGTCTTCGTTGATGTGGATGCCGCTCTGGGCCTCGCAGTCGAAGCCGACGCCGGGGCCGCCAAGTTCGGTGAGACCATAGGCCTCCATGGCCTTGATGCCCATGCGTGCTTCGATCTCCTCACGCATGCCGACGGTCCAGGGTTCGGCCCCGAAGATGCCGATGGACAACGGCAGACTCTTGATGTCGACTCTCAGTTCTTCGGCCCGCTCGGCGATGGTCAGCGCATAGGAAGGCGTGCAGCACAGCACCTGGGCGCCGAAATCCTGCATCAGCGTGATCTGGCGCTCGGTCAGGCCCGCGCTGGTGGGGACCACGGTACAGCCCAGGGCCGTGGCTCCCTGATGAAAGCCCAACCCGCCGGTGAACAAACCGTGTCCGTAGGCGTTCTGGACCACATGCTCGGGGCGCACGCCGGCAGCATAGAAATTTCTCACCATGCACTCGGTCCACTGGGCCAGATCGTCAGCGGTGTAAGGACCGGTGATGGGCTTGCCCGTCGTGCCCGAAGAGGCGTGTATGCGCACGACCTCCTTCAAGGGCACGGCGCACAGGCCGAAGGGGTAGTTGTCCCGCAGATCGTTTTTCTCGGTGAAGGGAAGCTTGGCTACATCTTCGATGCCCTTGATGTCGGCGGCCTTGATGCCCGCCTCCTTGAACTTCTGCTTGTAAAACGGGACGCGCTTGGTCACCCATTGAACGGTCTCCTGAAGCTTTTCCATTTGAAACTGCTGGATCTGCTTTACAGGCATGCACTCATACTTGTCATTCCAGGGCATCGTCTACCTCCTTTTTGTAAAACGAATCGTTGACGTCGTTTTTATATAAAACCGGGTCGGATGCTTTGTGTATGGTGCCGCTACCTCAAAAAACAACTGTCCGTTTCTGGGATCAGCCCCCCGCTGCGGCCTTGAACCCCAGGTCAAAGGCTGCCAGATTGACGTCCACGAAAGCCGCCTTGGTCTTGGTGCGGATGGCCTTTTCCAGATTCTCTTTGGGGATCGGAAGAATCCCGGTCTGGATCAACGCGCCCAGCAGAACGATATTGACCGCCATGACGCTGCCAGCCTGTCTGGCCAGGGCAACGGCATCGAAAGCGATCAGGCGTTTGGTTTTGGCCCGGATCAGATTCTGGGCGTGATCCAGATCCGGGTAGGTGCCGCGCCCGATGGCCACGGTAAACGGCGGCAGTGGCGCCAGATTGGTGATGACGCTGGTGTTGGCGTTGCATTTGTTCAGGGCCCGCAGGGTTTCGGAGGGTTCGAAGCCGACCAGGACGTCGGCCTCCCCATCGGATATGATGGTGCTTTCGGCATCGCCGAAGACGATGGCCGATTCCACCACGCCGCCGCGCTGCGCCATGCCGTGAATTTCACTCATTCGCACCGGAACGTTGGAAAGCAGGGCCGCTTCCCCCAATACTTTGGAGGCCAGCAGGTTGCCCTGGCCGCCCACCGCCACGATAATCAGTCTTGTCGTATCCATGATTGTTTCCCATATGCTTGGGCTGCCGGTACCGGAAACGGCATGCTCTGCTTTTATGCCGGCGATCCGCAGCCGCAGATGTTCTTTTTATGCTTCCGACGGATCAGCCGGCCGGTTTCTCCTTGACAGGCGTGATGGCATTCTCCGGACAGATCTGGGCGCAGACCGCGCACCCGACACAGGTGTTGGGGTCGATCTGGACCCGTTCCCCGTCCAGGTAAAATGCCGGACAGCCGATTTCATTGATGCAGTCCCGGTGGTTTTTGCACTTGTCCGTCACCGTAAAGGCGCGCACCTTGAGCTGCTTCAGGCTGCGGGCGTACAGGGTGCACATCTGCTGGGAGATGATCACCGACAGGCCTTTATGGTCCAGGGCCTTTTTTACGGCTTCGATGCTCTTTTTAACCTTGTAAGGCTGAATGACGGTGACGTCTTCCACGCCGATGGCCCGTACCACCGCCTCGATGGAGACGCGTCCGTATCCGGACAGGTTGAGATTGTCCATGTCCACGCCCGGATGGGGCTGGTGGCCGGTCATGGCGGTGGTGCCGTTGTCCAGAATGACCAGGGTGAAGTCGTGGTTGTTGTGCACGGCGTTGACCAGGCCGGTCAGGCCCGAGTGGAAAAAGGTGGAATCGCCAATAAAGGCGATGACTTTCTTGTCCGTGGCCTGGGAAAAACCGCAGGCGGTGCTGATGGACGATCCCATGCAGATGAGAAAATCTCCCATGGCCAAAGGCGGCAGGAATCCCAGGGTGTAGCAGCCGATGTCCGTGGGATAGACCGTTTCGAAGCCTTCGGCGGCCTTTTTCACCGCGTAGTAGGTGGCCCGGTGGGAGCAGCCGGCGCACAGGTTGGGCGGACGCTGGGGGATTTCCGGCACATCGGAAAGGTCGGGGGGCCGGCTGTCGGTATAGGCCACCCCGAAATAGTCGGCGATGACCCGGCGCACCAGGGCCGGATCGAATTCGTTGAGCCGCGAGAACAATTTTTCCCCTTTGCCCACGATGGGCATGGTAAGCCCTTCCTCCTGGGCAAAGGCTTTGATCGTCTCTTCCATGACGGGCTCGCCCTCTTCGGCCACCAGCACCTTCTCGCAGCCGTTGAGAAAGGACTTGATTTTCTCGGGCGGGGCCGGGTGAGAAAAACCCAGGCGCAGAACCCGGGTTTTATCGGCAATGCCCAGTTCGCCTACCGCATCGGTAACATAGTTGTAGCTGACGCCGTTGCAGACAATGCCCCAGGGGCCGCTGCCTTCGGTAAAGTTGTACGGCGAGGCTTCGGCCAGCTTCCGGGCCTTTTCCCATTTTTCCAGCAGGCGTACATGCAGGCGGCGGGAGACGGCCGGTACGGTGACCAGGTTGAACGGATCCTTGGTAAAGTCTCCCTTGGGCTTGCGGGCGGTAAGCTTTCCCAGCTCCACGAAGGCGCTGGAGTGGTTGACCCGGGTGGTGGTGCGGAAGATCAACGGCTTGCCGAGCTGCTCGGAAAGGTCGAAGGCATCGACCATCATGCGGCGGGCTTCTTCAACGGAGGATGGCTCCAGTACCGGCAAACCGGAGAGCTTGCCGTAGTAGCGGTTGTCCTGTTCGTTCTGGCTGGAGAACATGAACGGGTCGTCGGCCGTGAGCACGACCATGCCGGCCTTGACGCCCACGTAGGCCAGGGTCATCAGCGGGTCGGCGGCCACGTTCAACCCCACGTGCTTCATCATGCAGAAGGTGCGCACGCCGCTGTTGGCGGCAGCGGAGGCCACTTCCAGGGCCACCTTCTCGTTGGTGCTGTACTCGAAGTAAAGGTCGCTCTCCTGGGAGATCTGAAACAGGTTCAGGGAAATCTCCGAAGAAGGGGTCCCCGGATAGGTCGTGGCAAAAGCCACGCCGGCCTCGATGGCGCCGCGGGCGATGGCTTCGTTGCCTAAAAGCAGCATCTTTTTCCCCGGGCTGTCGGTGAGTAGTTTGTGCATCTCGTTTCCTATCTGGTGGTTTGCCGCAGCCCTTGCTTTGCCAATGGCTGCGCGGCTGTTGGGGCCTTTCGTCCAGCGCGCATCCATCTCCGTAACCGCTTTATTCCGGCTGTTGAGAATTGATCGCGCGGGTCAGGGCACCATGATCGCCCGCTGAACGATCTTTTTGTGGTGCACCGTCTCGAAGACCGAATTGATTTCAGCCAGCGGGAACGTTTTCACAAAGGGGGCCATCTTCACCTTGCCCGACAGGACCAGGTCGCGCACCGGCGCATAGTACTTGGGCATACACCCCCAGTTGCCGCGGGCGGTGGCGTGGAAAGCCATGAGATTGGAAAGGCGGATCTCCACCTTGTCCATGGTAAAGCCCACCACGGAGAGATGCCCCCCGAATGTCATGAGACCGAACGCGGTTTTCTGGCCGGCGGCGGTGCCGGAGGTTTCGAAAATCTTCCATTCGGTCCGACGCTTTCCCTGCTCTTTGACAAAGGCGGAAACCGCCTTGCGAAGGTCCTTGAAAGCGTATTCGGCTGCGTTGAAGGTGGCGTCCACGTATGGTGCCAGCGCCTCCAGCTTGGCCGGATCGACATCGATGGCCACCACGGCGGCACCGAATGCCCTGGCGATCTGGGCCCCGAAACCGCCCACCCCGCCCACGCCCACGAAGATGGCCGTGTCGTCGGCCGTAAGGCCGGCATCGACGACGGCCTGATACGGGGTCGTCAGGGCATCGGCCACCACGGACAGATGGGCCAGGGGAACGTCTGCCTCCCCCACGGGCCGGTTCTGGTCGTCTACCGCTACCGGGCACAACTGATCGGCCGGGACGACAATGTGGCTGGCGAAACCACCCTGAATATCGTTGCCGGGCATCTTCTGGGCGACGCAGATGTTGCCCAGACCCCGTTTGCAGACATCGCAGGTTCCGCAGGGCATGACCGCGGGGATGATCACCGCCTTGCCATCCCACGGTTCGGCACCGGGGCCGGCGGCGGCGACAATGCCGCTGATTTCGTGGCCCAGGGTCAGCGGCAGCGGCGATTTGGTGCGCACGCCGTCATAGTAGAACCCCAGGTCGGTGTGGCACACGCCGCATCCGGCCACCTTGACCAGGACTTCACCGGGTCCGGGATCGGGGATGGGGGCCTCCACCTTGGCCAGGGGTTTGCCGGGTTCCGTCATCTGCCAGGATATCATGGTCGCCATTGCTGCTTCTCCTTCTTTTAAACCATATCCGTTAAATCCTCAATTTCAAAATCCAAGGTTACCGGTTTTTCCATACCGGCCGTCGCTTTTCCTCGAAACTGGCGATGCCCTCCAAAGTGTCTTCGGTTTTCATCAAGGTGTTGAGAAAAAGATCGCTGACGCCGGATAGGGCTTTTTTGAAATCCAGTCCCAGGTGGGCGGTTACGGCGCGCTTGTTGAGCCGGACGATCAGCGGGCTGCAGGCCTTGATCTCGCCGACGATGCCGTCGACGGTTTCCTGAAAATTATCGTCTCCGGAAAGATGGGACACCAGGCCCATGCGGTGCGCCTCTTCGGCTTTATAGCGGCGGCCGGTGGTGCAGATTTCGACGGCGCGGGCCGGCCCCACCAGTTGGGGCAGCCGGATGGCCGCGTAGGGCGGGAAGAAGCCCAGCTTGATCTCCGGTTGGCCGAAGACGGCCTTATGGGCGGCGATGATGATGTCGCAGGCCATGGCCACCTCCATGCCCCCGCCCAGGCAGGCTCCCTGAACCGCGGCAATGGTGGGCACGGGCAGGCGGTGGATGCGTTCGAAGATGCCGTTGAAGGTGGCGATCATGTCGTCCACCATGGCCGGCTTGTGATCGGCCACCTCCACGCCGGCGCACCAGCTGGGGCCGTTGGCCGCAATGACGATGCATTTGAGCGAACCGTCGGTGGCCAGCTGATCCAACTGGCCGTTGAGTTCGGTCATCATATCGATGTTGAGTACGTTGTGTTTGGGGCGGTCCAGGGTGAGGGTGGCAATGCCATCGGCAATGGTGTGCTGGATGGTCTGCAAATAGGACATGACTACTCCTTGTAAAAAACGTAATTGAAGCGCCCGTCGGCCAGTGCATTGGCCTTGACCTTCAGCTTCATGCCGATGGAAAGCGCTTCTTCGGCGAGGTCTCCGGCAATGCGTCCGAAGATCTTGAAGTCGGAAAAATCCACCAGGGCGATGGTATAGGGCAAATCCGCTTCAAAACCCCTGGGGCCAAAGGCCAGGGTGCTGTAGGAGATCAGGCGGCCGGCACCCTGCACATCGAACCAGGCCATCTTGGACGTCCGGCAGTCGCAGCAGTCGGCCCGGGGCGGAAAAAAGGCCCGGTTGCAGGATTCGCAGCGGGTTCCGGTGACGCGGCCCTGCTCCAGATGGTCGATGAAGTCGTTGACCCGGGTGGTTCCGGTGAAACTGACGGTGCCGAATTTCCTGAAGCGTTCGTCCTTCTCTTTTTTTCCCATAGCGATGGTTTCCTCTATCTGGCCAGAATGGTCACGTTGCCGTACAGTCCGACGCCGCCGATGTTGTGCACCAGGCCAACGGCGGCATCGGGAACCTGGATGTCGCCGGCTTCGCCGCGAAGCTGGAGGACGATGGTGCGGATCTGGCTGCCGCCGGTGGCCCCGATGGGATGGCCCTTGGAGAGCAGCCCCCCGTCCACATTGACCGGAATGCGGCCGTCCAGGTAGGTTTGCCGGGTGTTGATCAATTCCCTGCCACCGCCGGGCTCGGCAAAGCCGAGATCCTCGTAGGCCATCATTTCGGCGATGGTAAAGCAATCATGCACCTCGGCCACATCGATGTTTTCGGGCTTCATGCCGGCCATGTCGTAGGCTTGCGAAGCGGCCTGCCGGGCCACGGAAAGCCCGTTGAACAGGTCGCGACCGGCCAGGTTGACCGGTGCCGAGGCGGCACCGATGCCGCGAATCCAGACGGGTTTGTCGCACAACGCCCTGGCTTTTTCGGCGTTGGCGACGATGATGCAGGAACTGCCGTCGGCGTTGGCGCAACAGTCCCCCACGCGCAAGGGGGACGCCACTGGCCCGCTCATGCGATTCTCCGGATCGGTGAACATCTCGGGGGTTACCGCTTTGCGGTAGACGGCCCGTTCGTTGAGCTGACCGTAGGTGGCGGCCTTGACCCGGATGGCGGCCAGATCTTCCGGGGTGGTGCCGTAAGCGTCCATGTGGGCCCGGGCATACATGGCGTAGTAGGCAGGCATCATGGTGCCGAAGGGGCTTTCCCACTGGATGTCCGCACCGCGCCCCATGCGCTCCTGGGTCTCGGCCGAGGAGATTTCCGACATTTTCTGAAACCCGATGACCGCGATCACATCGTGCAGCCCGGAACTGATCAGGCTGTAGGCCAGTTTCAGGCCCGTACTGCCCGATGAACACAGGGTTTCCACGTAGAAGGTCGGGCCCGGGTTGAGCCCCAGATACTCGGCGAACACCCCGGCCGGCGAGCGCTGCAGGTCGTACTCCGGTGCCGAGCAGACGACCGATGCATCGATCTGCGCGGCCGTAATGCCGGCATGCCCTACGGCGTCGGAAAACCCTTGAAAGGCCAGTTCCCGGACAGATCCCGGAAACGCGCGCACAAAAGCGCTCTGACCTGCGCCGATGATGGCGACGTCAGTCATGGTTGCAGTCCTTTGTGAGTGATTGTGTATATCGTATTTCAGAAGTAATTGGTTTCATCGCGTACCATTTGAAAAGCGTTTTAGGCTGTAGGCTGTAGTCTGAAGGTAGAAGGCATAAGGGAGAGGATCCCTTCAGCCTAAATACCTACAGCCTACCCACCTATATATACTGTCCCCCATCCACCTTGATCACCTCGCCGGTAATGTGGCGGGCCTTGTCCGATGCCAGAAAAGCGATGACGGCGGCCAGGTCTTCGGGCTGGCCCAGGCGTTTTAAGGCCATTTCTCCCATGGCCAGGTCGATGATCTTTTCCCGGGCTTCGGAATTTTTCAGCATGGCGGTTTCGATCAGGCCCGGTGCCACGGCATTGACGTTGACGCCAAAGGCCCCCAGTTCCTTGGCCACGGCTTTGGTGTAGCCCACGATGCCGGCCTTGGAGGCGGAATAATTGGTCTGGCCGAACTTGCCACGAAGGCCGTTGATGGAAGTCACATTGACGATTTTGCCGTATTTCTGCTCCTTGAACCGCGGCGCCACCTGGCGGGTGAAATTGAAATAGCCCTTGAGGTTGACGGCGAGCACGCGATCCCACTGCTCTTCGGACATTTTCCAGCAGACCCCGTCCCAGTTCATGCCGGCGTTGTTCACCAGGATGTCGATTCTTCCGAACGCCTCCGCGGCGGCGTTGACGGCTGCTTCCGCTTCTTGGAAAACGGCGATGTCGCAGGCCACGCATAAAGCTTTGCGGCCCATCTTCTCGATCCGTTCGACGACCGCCCGGGCCTCTTTTTCATGGCTCCGGTAGGTCAGGCAGACGTTGGCGCCTTCGCTGGCCAGTTCCAGACTGGCCGCTGTGCCGATTCCCTGGGAGCCTCCGGTGACGATGGCGTTTTTTCCTTCGAGCAGCATCTCAGTTCCTTATGTGTTGGGTCTTGCCAATACGGCCGCCATGAATTCCGCGTCAAAGGCGTCCCCGGCGGCCATGCGCCGGCGGTACTCGATGAAATCGATGGTGTCGCGGCCGGTGAGTTTCTTGGTGTTGAAGGCGTTGAAACCCAGGTACGCCTCGTGGTTCATATTGGCGGCCAGCCAGTGCCGGTTGATCACCTTGGCCTGGTCCCAGAAATATTTCTTTTTCAGGCGGACGCCTTCCACGCTCTTGATCAGACAGGCGGGGAAAAGGTTGGTATAGGTCCACAGGATGCGATTGACCTCGCTGTCCAGAAGTTCGAAATCGGTGGTGGCCGTCTTGACATAGGCCCGGGCCTGTTTGGCGGCATCGCCGCTCTTGTATTCGCCGTAGACGATTTCCCCGTCGCGAAGGTACTGGTCCGTTTCGATGGCCGGATTGCGCACCCAGGCGTCTCCATCCCGAATGACGGGCACGCATTTGGAGATCAGCCCCAGGCGTTTCATCTTGTAGGCGCTCCACATTTCGCAGGAGATGCAGTTCCACATGGCCTGTTCCATGGGCAGCATCCAGGGCAGGAAATCGCTGCTGCCGCCGTCGGGCGCACTGCCGTGCCGGGGGCCGGCCTGGCCGAAAATGGCCAGGTCGCTGGAAACGGCGATGTCGCAGGCCATGCCGATCTCCTGGCCGCCGGCCACCCGCATGCCGTTGACCCGGCAGATGGTGGGTTTCTTGCAGCCCAGGATTCCGTCGACCATGGCATTGAACAGATCCATGTAAAGGCCGTATTCGTTGGGACGGCCGGCGTAATACTCGGCGTACTCCTTGGTGTTGCCGCCCGTGCAGAAAGCTTTGTCCCCCATGGCCGTGAACACCGCCGCGACCACGGAGCTGTCCGCCGAAGCGCGGTGAAAGCCGGCGATTACGCCTTTGACCATTTCGGTGGTGTAGGAGTTGTACTGCATGGGGTTGTTCAGGATGATCCAGGCTGAGAAAAGGCCATCGACAGGGGCTCCGGAAGGGTCCAGGATGGGGCGTTTCTCAAAAATGACGCCGGGGGCCTGGTCCGAAAAATGTTCTTCTCCCCACAAATGATGGTTTTTGATGCCGGATTCTCGCGGAAGCCAACTCAGGTCGCTCATGAAACCCTCCCTTTCGGCGGCTTGCAATGGGGCCGCAGCTATATTCGTGCCGAGGCCCCGCTTGCAATGGGGCCTGATTTTT
This window of the uncultured Desulfosarcina sp. genome carries:
- a CDS encoding Zn-ribbon domain-containing OB-fold protein, with the translated sequence MGKKEKDERFRKFGTVSFTGTTRVNDFIDHLEQGRVTGTRCESCNRAFFPPRADCCDCRTSKMAWFDVQGAGRLISYSTLAFGPRGFEADLPYTIALVDFSDFKIFGRIAGDLAEEALSIGMKLKVKANALADGRFNYVFYKE
- a CDS encoding acetyl-CoA acetyltransferase; this translates as MTDVAIIGAGQSAFVRAFPGSVRELAFQGFSDAVGHAGITAAQIDASVVCSAPEYDLQRSPAGVFAEYLGLNPGPTFYVETLCSSGSTGLKLAYSLISSGLHDVIAVIGFQKMSEISSAETQERMGRGADIQWESPFGTMMPAYYAMYARAHMDAYGTTPEDLAAIRVKAATYGQLNERAVYRKAVTPEMFTDPENRMSGPVASPLRVGDCCANADGSSCIIVANAEKARALCDKPVWIRGIGAASAPVNLAGRDLFNGLSVARQAASQAYDMAGMKPENIDVAEVHDCFTIAEMMAYEDLGFAEPGGGRELINTRQTYLDGRIPVNVDGGLLSKGHPIGATGGSQIRTIVLQLRGEAGDIQVPDAAVGLVHNIGGVGLYGNVTILAR
- a CDS encoding 3-oxoacyl-ACP reductase family protein, which produces MLLEGKNAIVTGGSQGIGTAASLELASEGANVCLTYRSHEKEARAVVERIEKMGRKALCVACDIAVFQEAEAAVNAAAEAFGRIDILVNNAGMNWDGVCWKMSEEQWDRVLAVNLKGYFNFTRQVAPRFKEQKYGKIVNVTSINGLRGKFGQTNYSASKAGIVGYTKAVAKELGAFGVNVNAVAPGLIETAMLKNSEAREKIIDLAMGEMALKRLGQPEDLAAVIAFLASDKARHITGEVIKVDGGQYI
- the oah gene encoding 6-oxocyclohex-1-ene-1-carbonyl-CoA hydratase — encoded protein: MSDLSWLPRESGIKNHHLWGEEHFSDQAPGVIFEKRPILDPSGAPVDGLFSAWIILNNPMQYNSYTTEMVKGVIAGFHRASADSSVVAAVFTAMGDKAFCTGGNTKEYAEYYAGRPNEYGLYMDLFNAMVDGILGCKKPTICRVNGMRVAGGQEIGMACDIAVSSDLAIFGQAGPRHGSAPDGGSSDFLPWMLPMEQAMWNCISCEMWSAYKMKRLGLISKCVPVIRDGDAWVRNPAIETDQYLRDGEIVYGEYKSGDAAKQARAYVKTATTDFELLDSEVNRILWTYTNLFPACLIKSVEGVRLKKKYFWDQAKVINRHWLAANMNHEAYLGFNAFNTKKLTGRDTIDFIEYRRRMAAGDAFDAEFMAAVLARPNT